From Streptomyces sp. TLI_105, one genomic window encodes:
- a CDS encoding NPP1 family protein, producing MRQEFLRRSWHTAGAALVAGLTGLVTALVAVQVALRVVIAHSSTYLDVLVAKHLAHDFSGTVAGLVAGSGVPVRWRMTPLSGHITAPWVIEHRSTLLLVGIGALLGTGALGWFVAATARALALPKWPLLAASAGSYAVLAGIAQVATGAPGPGATMELSTSTVWAVAATAGWALAVGGAVVRFYPATGRRSARDVLAARRRAVRGTAVTAVVALVASAISVSTAGAASGPKPLPKWRASGVGDALSGLQRETGHKVDVAANPQTGTPSTLGGLRSRLTGGDVPAWLRAHAKVFGVADTDGMLSKSTGRVQTPDPKGAHHVWYDQAIDGVPVYNARLGVHLDRDKTTVTAVTNGLRPDLIPPDSTVPTVSQKDAVAVAIKTMRQSRTTAPPSLVVYPGPAKQGFKSSSALAWQVDVMDKGGLSERVFVDARRKGALVGVESLTESAVAAVPDPPRALPQNATANDIKWAPALDYDTNACYNVPAIGPDGAIAQGLDHNNTTSSAYCHDQSDLDNTNAYSRQRCNSGWCVYLYDYYFEKDVAVENVVDAGGHVHDWEHIAVWVKDDKAQYVAASAHGGYKILPAGEVRWEGTHPKIVYHKDSGSTHAFRFANAGDEPPENFYHNWRRPALVSYNGFPNGLRDKLYGANFDHATMGTKDSAFADNLSKAIPTVPGECHNVPDGAGTNCDPPIPVFSFDYNRDDSSPGDPRSLSRAIFDMKHQTNSAAAVQVRWEGGSPTNDADADDAYDQSGVVFNYFKNRFGRNSLDGNGMGLHSYVHYDSNYKNAFWNGTFMTYGDGMLSQDVSGHEMTHGITDHTADLRYSFQSGALNESISDFFGEMTERAAKGQNDWLVGSDMAAMGPIRSMADPTAYGQPRHMSAYVQTCFDHGGVHTNSGIPNYAFYRMSVLMGPDTTSNIVWRALTQYLAPTSTFADARTAMLTAASDLYGQASLQSSITETVWTNEVGIESSTADPRPEGCAGPTFSCSTLEQVYGNSGALTADGASLEEVAGSLIHMYETGAISQSPAVVYYEKLFLDNREDVDATLNLSGPLLDQFVQTVQDWTPVFNAVGTEQADAVTMTQDQVDSANALMNAMVTAANGEGKTQLAQMISKEWARMDAQRLVGLSVTAGIHYLDGIASQVPRPAPAPAAPSLAATFNNVSVTQDTATDAGDIDGGGASFSAQALASSGVTPGSTIAHDGVALTWPATAGTGQPDNTVASGQTIAVSGTGDTLGFLVSASYGPAGGTGTVYYEDGSSKEFDMSSPDWFSDGGEVAAGSAYQNRQGNQKYDAPGYVHYVGVPLQSGKTPVSVRLPDVSAAATEGTPSLHVYAMGLGNSVDDLASAFNSVAVTQDTATSVGDLDGWGSSLSAQALSAAGVTAGSTVSHNGLDFVWPAGAGGNETTGAVTTGSLDNVVSSGQTVAINGTRGNTLGFLVDSSYGPAGGTATIHYSDGTSQPFTLSGQDWFGGPGDVAISTPYQNRRGNQRYDHAGYVYYVGVALQSGKTPVSVQLPDVGAAAAPDRPTLHVYAMTRG from the coding sequence TTGAGACAAGAGTTCCTCCGAAGAAGCTGGCACACAGCCGGCGCCGCACTCGTCGCCGGTTTGACGGGGCTGGTCACGGCGCTGGTCGCCGTGCAGGTCGCCCTGCGCGTCGTGATCGCGCACAGCAGCACCTACCTCGACGTTCTCGTGGCGAAGCACCTCGCCCATGACTTCTCGGGCACCGTGGCCGGACTCGTCGCCGGATCCGGCGTGCCCGTCCGGTGGCGCATGACGCCGCTCTCCGGCCACATCACGGCCCCCTGGGTGATCGAGCACCGCTCCACGCTGCTCCTCGTCGGAATCGGCGCGCTGCTCGGTACCGGCGCGCTCGGATGGTTCGTCGCCGCCACGGCGCGCGCCCTGGCGCTGCCGAAGTGGCCGTTGCTGGCCGCGTCGGCGGGCTCGTACGCCGTCCTCGCCGGTATCGCTCAGGTGGCGACCGGAGCCCCCGGCCCGGGTGCCACGATGGAACTGTCGACGTCGACCGTCTGGGCGGTCGCCGCGACAGCCGGCTGGGCACTAGCAGTCGGTGGTGCCGTCGTGCGCTTCTACCCCGCGACGGGGCGGCGTTCGGCTCGGGACGTGCTGGCCGCGCGCCGGCGGGCCGTGCGGGGGACGGCGGTCACGGCCGTGGTGGCGCTGGTCGCCTCGGCCATATCCGTGAGTACCGCGGGCGCGGCGTCCGGGCCGAAGCCCCTGCCGAAGTGGCGGGCTTCAGGCGTCGGCGACGCGCTGAGCGGGCTTCAGCGGGAGACCGGCCACAAGGTCGACGTGGCCGCGAATCCGCAGACGGGTACTCCTTCGACGCTGGGTGGTCTGCGCAGCCGGCTGACGGGGGGTGACGTTCCGGCGTGGCTCCGCGCGCATGCGAAGGTCTTCGGTGTTGCGGACACCGACGGCATGCTGTCGAAGAGCACCGGCCGAGTCCAGACGCCCGACCCGAAGGGCGCCCACCACGTCTGGTACGACCAGGCGATCGACGGCGTACCGGTGTACAACGCCCGGCTCGGAGTACACCTGGACCGTGACAAGACGACGGTGACCGCCGTCACCAACGGGCTGCGTCCCGATCTGATCCCTCCGGACTCGACGGTCCCGACGGTCAGTCAGAAGGACGCCGTCGCCGTGGCCATCAAGACGATGCGGCAGTCCAGGACAACCGCGCCGCCCTCGCTGGTGGTGTACCCCGGTCCTGCGAAGCAGGGGTTCAAGAGCTCCTCGGCCCTGGCCTGGCAGGTCGATGTGATGGACAAGGGCGGGCTCAGCGAGCGGGTCTTCGTGGATGCCCGGCGCAAGGGAGCCCTCGTCGGTGTCGAATCCCTCACCGAGTCGGCCGTGGCCGCGGTTCCCGATCCGCCGAGGGCTCTGCCCCAGAACGCCACCGCGAACGACATCAAGTGGGCTCCCGCCCTCGACTACGACACCAACGCTTGCTACAACGTCCCGGCGATCGGTCCCGACGGCGCCATAGCCCAGGGTCTCGACCACAACAACACGACGTCCTCGGCCTACTGCCACGACCAGTCCGATCTGGACAACACCAACGCCTACTCCCGGCAACGGTGCAATTCCGGATGGTGCGTCTACCTCTACGACTACTACTTCGAGAAGGACGTAGCGGTCGAGAACGTCGTCGACGCCGGGGGGCACGTCCACGACTGGGAGCACATCGCGGTCTGGGTGAAGGACGACAAGGCCCAGTACGTGGCGGCGTCCGCGCATGGCGGGTACAAGATCCTTCCGGCCGGCGAAGTCCGCTGGGAAGGCACCCATCCCAAGATCGTCTACCACAAGGACAGCGGTTCCACCCACGCTTTCCGCTTCGCCAACGCGGGCGACGAGCCGCCGGAGAACTTCTACCACAACTGGCGGCGTCCGGCGCTCGTCTCCTACAACGGCTTCCCCAACGGTCTGCGGGACAAGCTCTACGGCGCGAACTTCGACCACGCGACGATGGGTACGAAGGACTCGGCATTCGCTGACAATCTCAGCAAGGCGATCCCGACGGTCCCGGGAGAGTGCCACAACGTGCCCGATGGGGCAGGCACCAACTGTGACCCTCCGATCCCGGTCTTCTCCTTCGACTACAACCGCGACGACTCTTCCCCGGGCGATCCGCGGAGCCTGAGTCGCGCGATCTTCGACATGAAGCACCAGACGAACTCCGCCGCGGCCGTGCAGGTGAGATGGGAGGGCGGCTCGCCCACCAACGACGCCGACGCGGACGACGCGTACGACCAGAGCGGCGTGGTCTTCAACTACTTCAAGAACAGGTTCGGGCGCAACAGCCTGGACGGCAACGGCATGGGTCTGCACTCGTACGTGCACTACGACTCGAACTACAAGAACGCGTTCTGGAACGGCACGTTCATGACGTACGGCGACGGCATGCTGTCGCAGGACGTGTCCGGTCACGAGATGACGCACGGAATCACCGACCACACCGCGGACCTCCGGTACTCGTTCCAGTCCGGGGCACTCAACGAGAGCATCTCCGACTTCTTCGGGGAAATGACCGAGCGAGCGGCCAAAGGACAGAACGACTGGCTGGTGGGCTCCGACATGGCCGCCATGGGACCCATTCGCTCCATGGCCGACCCCACCGCCTACGGTCAACCGCGCCACATGAGCGCGTACGTCCAGACCTGTTTCGACCACGGCGGCGTCCACACCAACAGCGGAATTCCGAACTACGCGTTCTACCGCATGTCCGTCCTCATGGGCCCCGACACCACCAGCAATATCGTGTGGCGGGCGCTGACGCAGTACCTCGCCCCGACGTCGACGTTCGCCGACGCCAGGACGGCCATGCTGACCGCTGCCTCCGACCTCTACGGCCAGGCGTCCCTCCAGTCTTCCATCACCGAAACCGTCTGGACGAATGAGGTCGGGATCGAGTCGAGCACCGCGGACCCGCGGCCCGAAGGCTGCGCCGGCCCTACCTTCTCGTGCTCGACGCTGGAGCAGGTCTACGGCAACTCCGGGGCCCTGACGGCCGACGGTGCCTCGCTCGAGGAGGTGGCCGGCTCGCTGATCCACATGTACGAGACCGGCGCGATCTCCCAGTCGCCCGCTGTCGTCTACTACGAGAAGCTCTTCCTCGACAACAGGGAGGACGTCGACGCCACGCTGAACCTCAGCGGCCCGCTGCTGGATCAGTTCGTGCAGACGGTCCAGGACTGGACGCCCGTGTTCAACGCCGTGGGCACGGAGCAGGCCGACGCGGTCACCATGACCCAGGACCAGGTCGACTCGGCCAATGCCCTCATGAACGCGATGGTCACCGCCGCCAACGGGGAAGGAAAGACGCAACTGGCCCAGATGATCTCCAAGGAGTGGGCCAGGATGGACGCCCAGCGTCTGGTGGGTCTCAGCGTCACCGCGGGCATCCACTATCTCGACGGCATTGCCTCGCAGGTTCCCCGTCCCGCCCCTGCGCCGGCTGCGCCGTCGCTGGCCGCCACCTTCAACAACGTGTCGGTCACGCAGGACACCGCCACCGACGCCGGTGACATCGACGGCGGCGGGGCCTCCTTCTCCGCTCAGGCACTGGCCTCGTCCGGGGTGACACCGGGTTCCACGATTGCGCACGACGGCGTCGCGCTGACCTGGCCCGCCACGGCCGGCACCGGCCAGCCGGACAACACGGTCGCCTCCGGTCAGACCATCGCGGTCAGCGGCACGGGTGACACGCTCGGCTTCCTGGTCTCTGCCAGCTACGGCCCCGCGGGTGGCACCGGCACCGTGTACTACGAGGACGGGTCGAGCAAGGAGTTCGACATGAGCAGCCCCGACTGGTTCAGTGACGGCGGTGAGGTCGCTGCCGGCTCCGCCTATCAGAACCGTCAGGGCAACCAGAAGTACGACGCTCCCGGTTACGTCCACTACGTCGGCGTGCCACTTCAGTCCGGCAAGACACCGGTCAGCGTCCGCCTGCCCGATGTCAGTGCCGCCGCCACCGAGGGGACACCGTCGCTGCACGTCTACGCCATGGGGCTCGGCAACTCCGTGGACGACCTCGCGTCCGCCTTCAACAGTGTGGCCGTCACCCAGGACACCGCGACCAGCGTGGGTGATCTCGACGGCTGGGGCAGCAGCCTGTCCGCACAGGCGCTCAGCGCGGCCGGAGTGACCGCGGGCTCGACCGTCTCCCACAACGGGCTCGACTTCGTCTGGCCCGCCGGCGCGGGCGGCAACGAGACCACGGGCGCGGTCACCACCGGCAGCCTGGACAACGTCGTCTCCTCCGGCCAGACCGTGGCGATCAACGGCACCCGTGGGAACACGCTCGGCTTCCTCGTCGATTCGAGCTACGGCCCCGCCGGGGGCACCGCGACCATCCACTACTCGGACGGCACCAGCCAGCCGTTCACCCTGAGCGGCCAGGACTGGTTCGGCGGCCCCGGTGACGTCGCCATCAGCACGCCGTACCAGAACCGCCGGGGCAACCAGCGGTACGACCACGCCGGCTACGTCTATTACGTGGGTGTGGCGCTGCAGTCCGGCAAGACACCGGTCAGCGTCCAGCTGCCCGACGTCGGCGCCGCGGCCGCTCCCGACCGGCCCACGCTGCACGTCTACGCGATGACGCGCGGCTGA
- a CDS encoding FAD-binding protein, with translation MPVAVKATAHQVVSSARGGILVTTTRMRAVTVDAQRRVARVEAGARWREVLPHLAEAGLAALAGSAPDVGVVGYTLGGGQSPLLGRTLGYAADHVRRLTVVTADGEVHRVTADVEPDLYWALLGGKGNFGVVTEIEFDLFPVTRFYGGGVYFPGERLAEVLEAWRIWLPTVGEETTSSVGIQRLPDLPVLPEPLRGAFVVHLRIGYLGSAEDGERLIAPLRAAAPVLVDLVGEKPFASIGEIHLDPVDPMPYYDRSVCLAEFTEKTARTLVELTGTDSGSVLANVEIRALGGAFDREPAAGNAVSTRGVPFVVFGFGVGGPDQAELLRGQLADVVDGLAPWAAERGMANFLSPDEATEAAGVRGVYGPQRYARLAEVKRRYDPANTFRFNHNVEPA, from the coding sequence ATGCCGGTCGCGGTAAAGGCCACGGCCCACCAGGTCGTCTCGTCGGCCCGGGGCGGAATCCTGGTCACCACGACGCGGATGCGGGCCGTGACGGTCGACGCACAGCGGCGTGTGGCCCGTGTCGAGGCGGGAGCGCGCTGGCGAGAGGTGCTGCCGCACCTGGCCGAAGCGGGCCTGGCGGCGCTCGCGGGTTCGGCGCCGGACGTCGGGGTGGTCGGCTACACGCTGGGCGGCGGCCAGAGTCCACTGCTGGGCCGGACCCTGGGCTACGCCGCCGACCACGTGCGTCGGCTGACCGTGGTGACCGCCGACGGAGAGGTGCACCGGGTCACCGCGGACGTCGAACCGGACCTGTACTGGGCGCTGCTGGGCGGCAAGGGTAACTTCGGCGTCGTCACGGAGATCGAGTTCGACCTCTTCCCGGTGACGCGCTTCTATGGCGGGGGCGTCTACTTCCCGGGCGAGCGGCTGGCCGAGGTCCTGGAGGCCTGGCGGATCTGGCTGCCGACCGTTGGCGAGGAGACGACCTCGTCGGTCGGGATCCAGCGGCTTCCCGATCTGCCGGTGCTGCCCGAGCCGCTGCGCGGTGCCTTCGTCGTGCACCTGCGGATCGGCTACCTGGGCTCGGCCGAGGACGGGGAGCGACTGATCGCCCCGCTGCGGGCGGCGGCACCCGTGCTCGTCGACCTGGTGGGGGAGAAGCCCTTCGCCTCCATCGGCGAGATCCACCTGGACCCGGTCGACCCCATGCCGTACTACGACCGGAGCGTCTGCCTGGCCGAGTTCACCGAGAAGACAGCGCGGACGCTGGTGGAACTGACCGGCACCGACTCCGGTTCGGTGCTCGCGAACGTGGAGATCCGGGCGCTCGGCGGAGCCTTCGACCGTGAGCCGGCGGCGGGCAACGCCGTCTCCACGCGCGGTGTGCCGTTCGTCGTCTTCGGGTTCGGGGTGGGCGGTCCCGATCAGGCGGAGCTGTTGCGCGGACAGCTGGCCGACGTGGTGGACGGGTTGGCGCCGTGGGCCGCGGAGCGCGGCATGGCGAACTTCCTGTCGCCGGACGAGGCGACCGAGGCCGCGGGCGTACGCGGTGTCTACGGACCGCAGCGATATGCCCGGCTCGCGGAGGTGAAGCGGCGCTACGACCCGGCCAACACGTTCCGCTTCAACCACAACGTCGAGCCCGCCTGA